The Nakaseomyces glabratus chromosome H, complete sequence genome segment ACCTGATTGATCAGCTTGGCTCGTTGTTTTATTTGTACTCACTCCAATTAACTCAAAACCGTAAGTATCATCTAGTATTTGATTCACCTTTAACAAAACATCCGACATAGGACATCGTACCACATTTTCATTACTGGCATATTGCTTTATAGCCTTTTGAAGTTTTGCACGCCCCAACACCGAATTACCTTGTTCAGTGCTCGATAGAATAAAACCTACCAAACGATACGCCACATTATCTAGCTTAGAATTTATCTCAGGGCTCTGTTCACTTGAGTATTCCTCATCCATGTTAAAAGTATAGTCCGTTCACAGAATCATACGTTAAACCCAATGAAAGCTTAAAATCTCGAATCAAATCGCTTGCTCCACATCATATACTACATAAAACTAATTAGAAAGCGTACAAAACCAATAAAATGAGTAGTAATATTTGAATGCAACTTTCAAGTAATTCATAACTAACCGTCTATGCTCATCGCTGACTTCAAAGAACTAACTTTGTAAACTTTAACGAAATTGTTCGATTGGAATATTATATGACTTGTCAAGAATATGATAATTGTAGTACACTAAGCTTACAATTGAATATAAGGAATATACAATCCGGAGACGTCATAGATTCACTCCCCACTTATTTAAATACAACAATCATTGATTTATTCACAGTGTAGAGGTGGGCATGACATGTTGGTATCATGAATTTTGGCTCTTTCATTCTAATATAGTGTACCTTCGATGTATCCAGCACTGCCAACGAGTACAGTAAGTGAGATGCATGTACAGTagaattatttatatatcattaaaattttcATACATTTGATGAACAACTCAATTAGTGCGATAGTTATGATCTTCATTAAATGTcataatattcaatatttcaaagCACCTTCAACAAACCCCCAAAAATCCTGTATAAATTTTTCCTgctcatcatcatcaacaaGACCACCACGAACAGCAAGGTATGACCTATTGTTAATTGGTATATTCCATTGACCGGGATTACCACCTACAATTTTACCACCTGCTTCATTCAAAATACACCACCCTGCGCAAACATCCCATGCCCAACATCCGCCTTCCCAATATGCATCCATGTACCCTATTGAGACGTAGCAAATATTCATTGCTGCACTTCCCAAACTTCTGAAACCATGAATGAATGCACCTCTATCACTTAATAATTTGCGATAAGTATCAAATTTCTTTGTAAAGTTGGTGCCTTTTCCGTCTTCCCTTTCACTTCCACCCTCCAAACCGATTATGGATTTCTTCAGGGATAGCGTTCTTTTCTCAATATTAATGGGCTCATCATTTAGATAAGCACCATTTCCCAAAGATGCATGAAATAGTTGATTAAGGTGTGGGTTATAAACACAGCCAATCACCGGTTTACCACCTTGCGCGACACCAATCGAGGTACAACTAAAAGGAAACCCATGTATAAAGTTTGTAGTGCCATCAATAGGATCGACAATAAACGTAGGATCTTCAAGATCAAAACGTTCGTCCTTTGATAAACTTTCTTCACCAATAAACTTAATTTCTGGGTAGTTTTCTTCAGCAAATTTTCGAATAAGTGTCTCGACTTTTTTATCTACCACGGTAACTAGATCGACATCATTAACCTTCTCGTCGTAAGAATCAAATTTGGTTCCGCTAgcatttttcaaaattggaCCAATGTCGGTTTTGAGAAACTCAATTAAATGTTGCTCGATTTTACGCAACTCCTCTCCGGTTAATTTTTTAGCCATTCTGGTTGTAGGCGATTATCTTGTATATGTGTGAGATGCgaaaaagacaaaataAAGGCTAACAAATTATCAATAGTACGTCTCTCAATATCTTAGTATAACGAATTCTAGTTATAAAGAAGTTTAGTTATTTTATAACTGACGCGATGTCATAGTGAAGTTTGAATCTTCAATCAATAGTCAATctccctttttttttcttttttttttatttttcacaTGGACAAATGATTcaagatttcaagaaattcaaTAATTTGCGGAGAGAGAGAAACAGCTCTAGGAGTCATAAGAAACTGGAAATTTGCAAGTTGACACATGCGAAACAAAATGTCAGTAGTGTATGATTTGGTTATTACCCTATTGAACTATCAAAACAAGTTATATTATCGAAAAGATCATGTTGCGCTTACTTCCGATGCGGTCTTGTTTACCGAGAAGACTAATTCAAACAGCTACTACAGGGGTTAGTAAAGGTGGTGTCAAATTAACATTATTCTCAAAACCACAATGTGGACTATGTgaagaagcaaaagaaattataGAAGATGTACTGGAAAGTGATGCCATACCCAAGCACAATATATCGATGAATATTGTCAACATTAATCAActtaataataaaaaatggtGGGATCTGTATTGCTTCGACATACCTGTTTTGCATATTGAAAAAGACAATGACAAAGAGAGTTTATTTAAGATGATGCATCGTATCGATGAGGATGTTCTAGTTGATAAAATTCAAACCTATCTAAAATAGGAATACTTTTATTAGATGATGACAGCTGTTTCTTGCATAGTATTTTGCCTAATCGAGATAGTAATTTTCTGCTTTCTTGACCTCATTCCATGAAGATATCGAGGACTCAACAATATTACTGTATCATAACCAAAGCTGCTCATAGGCCTGAATAAGAGAATTTTGAAGGTTATATctgtaaataaaataattcaaaatttcatgttttctttctgcGCTTGAAATTGGTATTTTTGTCCCCATTGACATCTTCAATAAggaatttcttctttgaagtGTTTCGACCATTCTGTTTATCTCCAATTGTCTTTTCCAAATTAGAATTTACCTTTACTTTTGAGTTAGCAGCTAATTTTGGAAATGCTATTGATGAAACACTCTCAAAATCACTAGCCGAATTTGAATAAGACAGATCAAACACATCATCTAatatatcttcatcatcctgTTTATGAgtgttttcttttataaTTGAGGAAGGCCTTTGGtgtttcttttgaagtAAGTCATCTTTTTTGACTTCTTCCAAATTCCTAGCGTTTGAATTAGAATCATTTCGATATCCATTTATAGGATTTTTATCGGCCGATGCcacctttttcttttctttattattgacCATGCACTTCGATGCCATCTCTTTTAGTTTACCCTCGATTTCAAGCTTTTCTGAGACCAAATCTTGATTTTCTGCTTTCAACTGTATCCGCTCTTGCTTTAGAACTTTAAGTTCTCTTTCAATCGAAGTTGTACATTTTTCAGATTCCTTTAAAACAGTTCTTAAATTTCTAgtctcttcttctaattcTAACTTATTCGCTGCCAATTGCACCATCTCAACATTTACA includes the following:
- the MGP12 gene encoding Mgp12p (CAGL0H01111g~Ortholog of S. cerevisiae : YDR286C, C. albicans SC5314 : C3_03200C_A, C. dubliniensis CD36 : Cd36_83160, C. parapsilosis CDC317 : CPAR2_101820 and Candida tenuis NRRL Y-1498 : CANTEDRAFT_113333) — protein: MLRLLPMRSCLPRRLIQTATTGVSKGGVKLTLFSKPQCGLCEEAKEIIEDVLESDAIPKHNISMNIVNINQLNNKKWWDLYCFDIPVLHIEKDNDKESLFKMMHRIDEDVLVDKIQTYLK
- the INM2 gene encoding inositol monophosphate 1-phosphatase INM2 (CAGL0H01089g~Ortholog(s) have inositol monophosphate 1-phosphatase activity and role in inositol phosphate dephosphorylation), yielding MAKKLTGEELRKIEQHLIEFLKTDIGPILKNASGTKFDSYDEKVNDVDLVTVVDKKVETLIRKFAEENYPEIKFIGEESLSKDERFDLEDPTFIVDPIDGTTNFIHGFPFSCTSIGVAQGGKPVIGCVYNPHLNQLFHASLGNGAYLNDEPINIEKRTLSLKKSIIGLEGGSEREDGKGTNFTKKFDTYRKLLSDRGAFIHGFRSLGSAAMNICYVSIGYMDAYWEGGCWAWDVCAGWCILNEAGGKIVGGNPGQWNIPINNRSYLAVRGGLVDDDEQEKFIQDFWGFVEGALKY